The proteins below come from a single Gimesia alba genomic window:
- a CDS encoding sulfatase-like hydrolase/transferase, protein MLNRRVLLAAMGAVIYLTATEVSFAAKPYRSDKPNIILVMADDQGWGDTGYNGHPFVQTPSLDAMAKDGFVFDRFYAGAPVCSPTRASVMTGRNPNRAKVTNHGRYMRPHEQTIAETLKAAGYITGIFGKVHLGSGQPDSPCNPSGMGFDEWVIGLNFFDNDPYLSRMGKIEHRQGKGSVILMDDTLEFLKKHKDGNRPIFTVVWFPSPHAPHAEVPEGPSLYKGKPNAAYYREITLLDQQVGRLRHAIREMGMAENTILWYCSDNGGLVKESSGGREKKGSIYEGGLRVPGIIEWPARQLKGRTAVPVATFDIYPTLLAMAGVELYAPHPLDGMDVSGIISGSVTERSKPMGFWHKLQGGQGTRSDQIQKAIMEKQQAGAPLPHDPKRVRKDVNEFPQFPEETTTGHAAWTDWPWKLHRINGTKFELYNLSDDPMEKTDLSQNPQQTQRLKRMQQELDTWMRSVIRSINGKDYQETK, encoded by the coding sequence ATGCTGAATCGACGTGTTTTGTTAGCAGCGATGGGAGCCGTTATTTACCTGACCGCGACAGAAGTCTCTTTTGCGGCCAAGCCGTACAGGTCCGATAAACCCAACATTATTCTGGTGATGGCGGATGACCAGGGCTGGGGTGACACCGGTTATAATGGTCACCCGTTTGTGCAGACGCCGTCACTCGATGCCATGGCGAAGGACGGGTTCGTCTTTGACCGATTCTATGCCGGTGCGCCGGTCTGTTCGCCGACCCGTGCCAGCGTGATGACCGGGCGTAATCCGAATCGAGCCAAAGTCACCAACCATGGCCGCTACATGCGCCCGCATGAGCAGACCATCGCAGAAACGTTGAAAGCGGCCGGCTATATCACCGGCATTTTCGGCAAAGTGCACCTGGGTTCGGGCCAACCCGACTCGCCCTGCAATCCCAGCGGCATGGGATTTGATGAATGGGTGATCGGCCTCAACTTTTTCGACAACGATCCCTACCTGAGCCGCATGGGAAAGATTGAGCATCGTCAGGGAAAAGGCTCGGTCATCCTGATGGATGACACGCTCGAATTCCTCAAGAAACACAAGGACGGCAATCGCCCGATCTTTACGGTTGTCTGGTTCCCTTCTCCACATGCCCCGCACGCGGAAGTGCCGGAAGGCCCGAGTCTTTACAAAGGCAAACCAAACGCGGCGTACTACCGCGAGATCACACTGCTCGATCAGCAGGTCGGGCGTCTGCGACACGCGATCAGAGAAATGGGCATGGCGGAGAATACGATCCTCTGGTACTGCAGCGATAACGGCGGGCTGGTCAAGGAATCGTCCGGCGGTCGTGAGAAAAAAGGGAGCATCTACGAAGGAGGCCTGCGCGTGCCGGGCATCATCGAATGGCCCGCACGCCAGCTCAAAGGTCGCACCGCGGTCCCTGTGGCGACCTTTGATATCTATCCGACCCTCCTTGCGATGGCCGGCGTGGAGTTGTACGCGCCGCACCCGCTCGATGGCATGGATGTGAGCGGCATCATTTCGGGGTCGGTGACCGAACGCAGCAAGCCGATGGGTTTCTGGCACAAATTACAGGGCGGGCAAGGAACCCGGAGCGACCAGATTCAGAAAGCGATCATGGAAAAGCAGCAGGCCGGCGCCCCCTTACCGCATGATCCAAAAAGAGTTCGCAAAGACGTCAACGAATTCCCCCAGTTTCCCGAAGAGACCACGACCGGGCATGCCGCGTGGACCGACTGGCCCTGGAAACTGCATCGGATCAACGGCACCAAATTCGAACTCTATAATCTAAGCGATGACCCAATGGAAAAAACCGATCTTTCCCAAAATCCTCAACAGACCCAGCGACTGAAACGGATGCAGCAGGAGCTGGATACATGGATGCGATCTGTGATCCGCAGTATCAATGGGAAAGATTATCAGGAAACGAAGTAA
- a CDS encoding LacI family DNA-binding transcriptional regulator: MPATVKDVAKVAEVSVGTVSRVLSGEPNVSAETARRVRAAVKQLGYSPLRKRRSASDDRRLLRKQIAILLMGMDRSLANLPSVASGIHGVESALSHAGANVLFADLPQMDRLPEILTSPKTHGLLIKAALQGKLIETADAKLINRMRQLPTVWFLGRPDGSDWGDAVESNDAEVGRLAAEYLLARGHQSIAILDPKPGHVTLGQRSASFIWHATQNGARVERVLGEKSNWSIPLQTVNNVELVDQLIRKLLKLRSKPTAVFCPADSITAMAYHCCARRQIQIGKDLSLISCNNELPLLRGLYPEVTTIDICAEQIGRQAVDQLIWRLQHPEAPLVTVSVQPRLVEGMSVVNLKRRKQ; this comes from the coding sequence GTGCCGGCAACAGTCAAAGACGTAGCAAAAGTAGCTGAGGTATCCGTCGGAACGGTCAGCCGTGTTTTGAGCGGTGAGCCCAATGTCTCTGCAGAGACAGCCCGACGCGTCAGAGCCGCTGTCAAACAACTGGGGTATTCTCCCTTACGTAAAAGGAGGTCTGCCTCCGATGATCGGCGGCTGTTGCGGAAGCAGATTGCAATCCTGCTCATGGGGATGGACAGATCGTTGGCAAATCTGCCTTCGGTTGCGAGTGGAATTCACGGAGTTGAATCGGCCCTTTCTCATGCCGGCGCGAATGTTCTCTTCGCTGATTTGCCTCAAATGGACAGGCTTCCTGAAATATTGACTTCGCCCAAGACACATGGTTTGCTGATAAAAGCAGCGTTGCAGGGAAAGCTGATTGAAACTGCAGATGCAAAGTTAATCAATCGGATGCGTCAGCTCCCCACGGTCTGGTTTCTTGGTCGTCCAGACGGGTCCGACTGGGGGGATGCGGTGGAGTCAAATGATGCGGAAGTCGGGCGACTGGCGGCGGAATATCTGCTGGCCCGGGGACACCAAAGCATCGCCATTCTCGATCCCAAGCCAGGTCACGTTACCCTGGGACAACGCAGCGCCAGTTTCATCTGGCACGCCACTCAAAATGGCGCCAGGGTAGAACGGGTTCTTGGAGAGAAATCTAACTGGTCCATTCCTCTTCAGACCGTCAATAACGTCGAACTGGTCGACCAGCTAATCCGGAAACTATTGAAACTGCGTAGTAAACCGACTGCTGTTTTCTGTCCTGCGGACAGTATCACGGCGATGGCATATCATTGCTGTGCGCGTCGCCAGATTCAAATTGGTAAGGATCTCAGTTTGATTTCCTGTAACAACGAGTTACCTCTGTTACGAGGTCTCTACCCTGAAGTGACTACGATTGATATCTGTGCCGAGCAGATCGGACGCCAGGCGGTCGATCAACTGATCTGGAGATTACAACATCCAGAAGCACCACTGGTAACAGTTTCGGTGCAGCCGAGACTGGTTGAAGGGATGTCTGTGGTGAACCTGAAAAGGAGAAAGCAATGA
- a CDS encoding PVC-type heme-binding CxxCH protein, which produces MNVRLTLLVLLLSVNSLLQAEDDLPIVPEGFEVDVVAREPLVSNPCVMAFDRWGRICVAQGPQWRGPTPDTPGDRVDILIDADGDGISDQRKTFAEGFNSIQGLAWHGDDLWVANAPDLTVVRDTNNDDEADVYIRVYTGLGNLEHSLHGLNFGPDRKLYMSKGNSKGYNRLDQLAPKVFRELWGLPSPEGAPDYTPVKTFTKQTYRRKYHTPQDDWGQQGGILRSDPYRDGVPSGQGLEIVSRGFRNPWDITFDDGFHWLGTDNDQTQGDKIFAPFYGAHLGWGHPWSFHWTGEGHLPTVPASAPLFEGSGAGVIHYHANQFPEKYQGVFFVNDWMRREVYAFRPRWDGALMKCTGEFPPVFAHAEGGRSLPASSGRMFEPTDIEVGPDGTLYILSWGHAYGATIKEGKQVDAGRVYRIRYADNPLIDWQHDQRRKPQGQWTLEQLFQDLASDVPAWRVNAQSELLRRGEPAQKYLFSRLNQGELSTASQTWALWTIGLSSPAVSIDQYLAGILAGSEVTRNARIQALRILAHRIRWFEQCTTLSDTVRPLLASIDARLRHAAVQAIWQAEQKQWIPDLLEVAADESDRIVFFSTWNALRELSSLQERKGWLQDPRAGVRLAALLGLFHDGAISGNAVLAFQDDDDPRIVKLVNDWLEKTGQATPLVQFNPPPGEYSRAVNVTAQTTISGAFLTYTLDGSLPTRTSQRVKGPIPIDHTRQLRVAVNQGNNGSSQAVTAEYEIRHVPPYRHREFVSDVQTPSARYYELDWTGLDVGKRHYTDRKYHITQVPDGLAGLPFLRTANGDDRSTGAEWLSLVTTEDCDLIVGTDLRNPDDLRWMKIGQPGGFEDTGLKLMTTDPVFRLYRKHYPAGRVVLGGNTNQPKTDSGRGNYIVIFQRQILSPVENAQTATTDQVLSHMRTASPERGRELFLHPQGAGCFKCHRMEGIGGVLAPDLSDIGNRAREPRVLIESILEPSKVITEGFALQQIITVEGKVISGAVIEETQQAVKLVGTDGVVRTIAVAEIEERIGTKVSPMPNGFGKMMNAQQIADLVAWLLTQKKVGDRDGFSFQEYNDRIEIFLKSQRIATYLKQHPRLTRRALVNLMTPGGIQVTRNFPPRSPEDIDLGYQVEDGIIHPVMHPGLWIGFGDVNGNDYWRLQAQVKYNGYVVPPVGSRNAGSFAVSNLFMSQSKQDIVCNEITRYRFERTPDGLILRIDAEYRSDDHDFYFGDQEESGLAVRVASPLRVQGGSGTILNDRGEQNGAQVWGKEARWFDYVGTVKGREVGVMVLAASQNPRPSWLHARDYGVVVFNPFPKQPRERREPYVKTQVKRGETFRLSYAILIHDRPADQPLDHAKAEQQLLQSLK; this is translated from the coding sequence ATGAACGTGCGACTGACCCTCCTGGTCCTGCTGCTGTCAGTCAACTCCTTACTACAAGCCGAAGACGATCTACCGATCGTTCCTGAGGGCTTTGAGGTCGATGTTGTTGCCCGGGAGCCGTTAGTGAGCAATCCCTGCGTGATGGCATTTGACCGCTGGGGACGAATCTGTGTAGCTCAGGGCCCCCAGTGGCGCGGCCCAACCCCCGACACCCCCGGAGATCGTGTTGATATTCTCATTGATGCGGACGGGGATGGGATCAGCGACCAACGTAAGACGTTTGCCGAGGGGTTTAATTCCATCCAGGGGCTGGCCTGGCACGGTGATGATCTCTGGGTCGCCAATGCCCCGGACCTGACTGTTGTTCGTGATACTAACAATGACGATGAAGCCGACGTTTATATTCGCGTCTATACCGGTCTGGGGAATCTGGAACACTCACTGCATGGCTTGAACTTTGGACCTGATCGTAAATTGTATATGTCGAAAGGGAACTCGAAAGGTTACAACCGGTTGGATCAGCTTGCTCCCAAAGTATTCCGGGAACTCTGGGGGCTGCCTTCTCCTGAAGGGGCTCCTGATTACACACCAGTCAAAACTTTTACAAAACAGACCTACCGACGCAAATACCACACACCGCAGGATGACTGGGGACAGCAGGGGGGAATTCTGCGCTCCGATCCCTATCGCGATGGAGTGCCGTCCGGCCAGGGGCTGGAAATCGTATCCCGCGGATTCCGGAATCCCTGGGACATTACTTTTGATGATGGCTTCCACTGGCTGGGAACCGACAATGACCAGACACAGGGAGACAAGATCTTTGCGCCATTCTACGGAGCTCACCTGGGGTGGGGGCATCCCTGGAGTTTTCACTGGACAGGAGAAGGGCATCTACCCACGGTCCCCGCCAGTGCTCCACTCTTTGAAGGATCAGGGGCCGGTGTAATTCATTATCATGCGAACCAGTTTCCCGAAAAGTATCAGGGAGTGTTTTTCGTCAATGACTGGATGCGGCGGGAAGTGTATGCGTTCCGCCCGCGGTGGGACGGAGCACTGATGAAATGCACGGGCGAGTTTCCTCCGGTCTTTGCGCATGCAGAGGGGGGCCGGTCTTTACCAGCGAGTTCCGGCCGCATGTTTGAGCCCACTGATATTGAAGTCGGCCCTGATGGAACTTTATATATCCTGAGCTGGGGACATGCTTACGGAGCCACGATCAAAGAGGGTAAACAGGTGGATGCAGGGCGTGTCTATCGAATTCGCTATGCGGACAATCCCCTCATCGACTGGCAACACGACCAGCGCCGCAAACCACAGGGGCAATGGACGCTCGAACAACTGTTTCAGGATTTGGCCAGTGACGTTCCCGCCTGGCGCGTGAATGCGCAAAGTGAACTACTCAGACGAGGAGAGCCGGCTCAGAAATACTTATTCTCCCGGTTGAACCAGGGCGAGCTGAGCACTGCCAGTCAGACCTGGGCTCTGTGGACCATCGGGTTAAGTTCACCTGCCGTCAGTATCGATCAATACCTGGCAGGAATTCTTGCTGGTTCGGAAGTGACCCGCAATGCCAGGATTCAGGCACTGCGTATACTGGCTCACCGGATTCGCTGGTTTGAACAATGTACGACTTTGTCTGATACGGTCCGCCCCTTGTTGGCCAGCATCGATGCCCGACTACGACATGCAGCAGTACAAGCGATCTGGCAGGCAGAACAAAAACAGTGGATCCCTGATTTACTGGAGGTCGCCGCTGATGAATCAGATCGGATTGTTTTTTTCTCAACCTGGAATGCACTCCGCGAGCTATCATCCCTCCAGGAGCGAAAAGGATGGCTGCAGGATCCTCGCGCGGGAGTTCGACTGGCAGCGTTGCTGGGGTTGTTTCACGACGGCGCCATCAGCGGCAATGCAGTACTTGCTTTTCAAGATGATGATGATCCTCGTATTGTAAAACTGGTTAACGACTGGCTGGAGAAGACGGGGCAGGCGACTCCGCTGGTGCAATTCAATCCACCTCCAGGTGAGTATTCCCGAGCGGTCAACGTGACAGCTCAAACAACCATTTCAGGGGCTTTTCTCACTTACACACTTGATGGATCGCTGCCAACTCGCACATCTCAACGTGTGAAGGGGCCGATACCTATAGACCACACGAGACAGTTACGAGTTGCCGTCAATCAAGGAAACAATGGAAGTAGCCAGGCTGTGACTGCCGAGTATGAGATTCGACATGTTCCCCCTTATCGGCACCGTGAATTCGTCTCGGATGTTCAGACTCCCAGCGCTCGTTATTACGAACTGGACTGGACCGGGCTTGATGTCGGCAAGCGGCATTATACGGATCGGAAATACCACATTACTCAGGTCCCGGATGGACTGGCCGGATTACCGTTTCTGAGAACTGCCAACGGAGATGATCGCTCAACGGGAGCAGAATGGCTATCGCTGGTCACAACCGAAGACTGCGATCTCATTGTGGGAACCGATCTGCGAAACCCGGATGACCTGCGCTGGATGAAGATCGGTCAACCTGGAGGGTTTGAAGATACTGGACTGAAACTGATGACCACGGATCCCGTTTTTCGGCTGTATCGCAAACATTATCCCGCCGGTCGGGTTGTGCTGGGCGGAAACACGAATCAACCGAAGACCGATTCTGGCCGGGGAAACTATATCGTGATTTTCCAGCGACAGATCTTATCTCCAGTGGAAAACGCACAGACAGCGACGACCGATCAGGTGCTCTCCCACATGCGAACCGCCAGTCCGGAGCGGGGGCGGGAACTGTTCCTGCATCCTCAGGGCGCTGGGTGTTTTAAATGTCACCGTATGGAGGGCATTGGCGGTGTGCTCGCACCCGATCTGTCCGATATCGGTAACCGCGCCAGGGAACCTCGCGTGCTGATCGAATCGATCCTCGAACCGAGCAAGGTCATTACCGAAGGCTTCGCCCTGCAACAGATTATCACCGTTGAGGGCAAGGTGATCTCGGGAGCCGTCATCGAGGAAACTCAACAGGCAGTGAAACTGGTTGGTACGGATGGTGTCGTCCGAACGATCGCAGTTGCTGAAATCGAAGAACGTATCGGAACCAAAGTTTCCCCGATGCCGAATGGCTTCGGAAAGATGATGAATGCTCAGCAGATTGCTGACCTCGTCGCCTGGCTGTTGACCCAGAAAAAGGTTGGTGATCGTGATGGATTTTCGTTTCAGGAATACAACGACCGGATCGAGATTTTTCTCAAATCACAGCGGATTGCGACCTATCTCAAACAGCATCCCCGATTGACGCGTCGGGCACTCGTCAACCTTATGACACCGGGGGGAATTCAGGTCACGCGCAATTTTCCACCGCGCAGCCCCGAAGACATCGACCTGGGGTATCAGGTGGAAGACGGAATCATTCATCCGGTCATGCATCCGGGACTGTGGATTGGTTTCGGTGATGTTAATGGGAATGATTACTGGCGACTGCAGGCCCAGGTCAAATACAATGGATATGTTGTACCACCTGTAGGGAGTCGAAATGCTGGGAGCTTTGCGGTGAGCAACTTGTTTATGAGCCAGAGCAAGCAGGATATCGTATGTAACGAAATCACACGTTACCGCTTTGAACGAACTCCAGACGGACTGATCCTGAGAATTGATGCTGAGTATCGATCTGATGATCACGATTTCTATTTTGGTGACCAGGAAGAATCCGGGTTGGCAGTTCGTGTCGCTTCTCCCTTACGGGTTCAGGGTGGCAGTGGCACCATACTCAATGATCGCGGAGAGCAAAATGGGGCACAGGTCTGGGGAAAGGAGGCCCGGTGGTTTGATTATGTGGGGACAGTGAAGGGACGCGAAGTCGGAGTGATGGTGCTGGCTGCTTCTCAGAATCCCCGGCCATCATGGCTGCATGCCCGTGATTATGGCGTGGTCGTCTTCAATCCCTTTCCAAAACAGCCCCGGGAACGCCGCGAACCGTACGTTAAAACCCAGGTAAAACGGGGAGAAACATTTCGACTCTCCTATGCCATCCTGATTCATGATCGACCAGCAGATCAGCCACTGGATCATGCGAAAGCAGAACAGCAGCTATTGCAATCCCTCAAGTGA
- a CDS encoding Gfo/Idh/MocA family protein, whose translation MTSASDTTRRDFLKTSVAAASAFAAPAFVRGQNLNSQLQFAGIGTDGKGYSDIKLIASHDKVKCVAFCDVDLSRTEKVKPLAPEAPVYQDYKKMLDELGDKIDAVSVSTPDHTHAIISIDAMQRGKHVYCQKPLTRTVWEARQMRQQAKKAGVITRMGNQIHSHSAYRTGVKAIQDGVIGKVKAIHSWVGTTGHGRSGLLDRPVKNEAVPKSLDWNLWISVAPMRPYGGNRVYHPFTWRDWQDFGSGAIGDFGCHLLDPVYTALKITGDPLSVRSEHTGMNDEVWPAQETIKYVVPGTQYTASRSLPITWYDGGRRPSNGIAKLLPGQSLPNSGSVFVGQKGNMILPHVGQPFVNIEGVKIEPVESLDHYHGWVDGCLSGKQPSDGFEYGGHLTEAVQLGNVAAYFPGETLEFDGKAVKITNNSAANKYLTRDYRSGFEIAST comes from the coding sequence ATGACATCCGCCTCAGATACGACTCGCCGCGATTTTTTGAAAACATCCGTTGCCGCCGCGTCCGCTTTTGCTGCACCGGCATTTGTCCGCGGACAAAATTTGAACTCGCAATTGCAGTTTGCGGGCATCGGCACCGACGGCAAAGGGTATTCCGATATCAAGCTCATCGCCAGCCACGACAAAGTGAAATGTGTCGCCTTTTGCGATGTCGATTTGTCGCGGACCGAAAAAGTCAAGCCTTTGGCCCCTGAGGCTCCTGTCTACCAGGACTACAAAAAAATGCTGGATGAACTGGGTGATAAAATCGATGCCGTCTCGGTTTCGACCCCCGACCATACACACGCCATCATCAGCATCGACGCGATGCAACGCGGGAAACACGTTTACTGCCAGAAACCGCTGACGCGCACGGTTTGGGAAGCCCGCCAGATGCGACAGCAGGCAAAAAAAGCAGGCGTCATCACGCGGATGGGAAACCAGATCCATTCGCACTCGGCTTATCGCACCGGAGTGAAAGCGATTCAAGATGGCGTTATCGGGAAGGTGAAGGCCATCCATTCCTGGGTCGGCACCACCGGGCATGGACGCAGCGGTTTACTCGACCGGCCTGTGAAAAATGAAGCGGTGCCAAAATCGCTCGATTGGAACCTCTGGATCAGCGTGGCTCCCATGCGTCCTTACGGCGGAAACCGCGTGTACCATCCCTTTACATGGAGAGACTGGCAGGACTTCGGCTCCGGGGCGATCGGCGATTTCGGTTGCCATTTGCTCGACCCGGTGTACACGGCCCTCAAAATCACCGGCGACCCCCTGAGCGTGCGCTCGGAACACACGGGCATGAACGACGAAGTCTGGCCCGCCCAGGAAACCATCAAATACGTTGTTCCCGGGACGCAGTATACGGCCAGTCGCAGTCTGCCGATAACCTGGTACGATGGCGGACGGCGGCCGAGTAACGGAATCGCCAAACTGTTACCCGGGCAATCTCTGCCGAACAGCGGCTCAGTTTTCGTCGGTCAAAAAGGGAACATGATTCTGCCCCATGTCGGCCAGCCGTTCGTCAACATCGAAGGTGTGAAAATCGAACCGGTAGAAAGTCTCGACCATTATCACGGCTGGGTCGATGGTTGCCTGTCCGGAAAACAGCCCAGCGACGGGTTTGAATACGGCGGCCATCTGACCGAAGCTGTGCAGTTAGGGAATGTGGCCGCGTACTTTCCGGGCGAAACCCTCGAATTCGATGGCAAAGCCGTCAAGATCACGAACAACTCGGCTGCGAATAAATATCTGACGCGAGACTACCGCAGCGGCTTCGAAATCGCCTCGACTTAG
- a CDS encoding Kelch repeat-containing protein: MSTQLEQHTVEHHGGTTGTVVGEAFYVIGGNSTPFEHFGTVHVVPLDPNGERRTLTSMPTPRANPVAAAVGTRIYTVAGSIASQPPDEHRDGPSTVVEVLDTNEGSWQTCAPLPAQRVKPGLAAVGNILYALGGREDELDADTIFAYDTVKDCWSEVGRLPYGARHGAACSLDGVIYYCGGWTAGPNKGTFQKSLIAFEPQSGKVLELADMPASRTAHAFVACGGALYSLGGVDTEKKPTSTVYRYEIGSDTWTECEPLKSNRAVFACGVAGDEIILAGGWKQMRKEANTGEERYCPKS, encoded by the coding sequence ATGAGCACTCAGCTAGAGCAGCACACCGTCGAGCATCATGGCGGTACGACGGGTACGGTCGTCGGAGAGGCATTCTACGTGATTGGAGGCAACAGCACCCCGTTTGAACATTTTGGGACGGTGCATGTGGTACCGCTGGATCCGAATGGAGAACGACGTACCCTCACCTCAATGCCCACACCCCGGGCCAATCCTGTTGCCGCTGCAGTCGGCACACGGATCTATACCGTTGCTGGTTCGATCGCATCGCAGCCTCCTGATGAGCATCGCGATGGGCCCTCGACCGTTGTGGAAGTGCTTGATACGAACGAGGGAAGCTGGCAGACCTGTGCTCCGCTGCCAGCGCAACGCGTCAAGCCGGGTTTGGCTGCTGTCGGCAATATTCTCTATGCACTTGGCGGACGCGAAGATGAACTCGATGCAGATACAATCTTCGCCTACGACACAGTGAAAGACTGCTGGTCCGAAGTCGGCAGGCTGCCCTATGGCGCACGTCACGGTGCTGCCTGTTCGCTTGATGGGGTCATCTACTACTGTGGCGGCTGGACGGCTGGTCCGAACAAGGGAACATTTCAAAAGTCACTCATTGCATTTGAACCACAAAGCGGCAAGGTTCTGGAACTGGCCGACATGCCTGCTTCACGGACCGCACATGCGTTTGTCGCCTGTGGTGGAGCGCTCTATTCACTCGGTGGCGTCGATACCGAAAAGAAACCGACTTCAACGGTCTATCGCTATGAGATCGGCTCGGATACCTGGACGGAATGCGAGCCACTGAAATCAAATCGCGCTGTGTTTGCGTGCGGAGTCGCTGGTGACGAGATTATTCTCGCTGGGGGCTGGAAACAAATGCGCAAAGAGGCAAACACGGGTGAGGAGCGTTATTGCCCCAAGTCGTAA
- a CDS encoding DUF1559 domain-containing protein → MNNVHHRDRGRRRGFTLIELLVVIAIIAILIALLLPAVQQAREAARRTQCKNNLKQIGLALHNYHDTFSMFPCYEILEINHGSGHEYKTGWVTQILPYLDQGNLQGLYDYDYTWMAQENAHVVTRKLPAFECPSTPGGTGLIDTDHFATEYTAINPTVKGWSSDYAGNCGHRASLLLPAEASDKNLRKGFFVRAYPVQPQKFRDILDGTTNTVAVWESNGRDKVYLFNKIWNDTSGTPLKVSPDNCSWASGNAFWLQSWSRDGTTNGGSYVVNATNKNSQPYSFHTGGIQVLMADGSVHFISDSIHNLTFIHLLTSQAGEVVDTGF, encoded by the coding sequence ATGAATAACGTGCATCATCGCGATCGAGGAAGACGACGTGGCTTCACGTTGATTGAACTACTCGTTGTTATCGCAATCATTGCCATCTTGATCGCTTTGCTTCTGCCGGCAGTACAACAAGCTCGCGAGGCGGCTCGCAGGACGCAATGCAAAAACAACTTGAAGCAAATTGGACTCGCGCTTCACAATTACCACGACACCTTCAGCATGTTTCCCTGCTATGAGATTCTGGAGATAAACCATGGGAGCGGCCACGAGTACAAAACCGGGTGGGTGACACAGATTTTGCCCTATCTGGACCAGGGCAATCTTCAAGGACTCTACGATTATGATTACACCTGGATGGCTCAGGAAAATGCCCATGTCGTCACACGCAAGCTGCCGGCATTCGAATGCCCCTCGACACCTGGCGGAACCGGATTGATTGATACGGATCACTTTGCCACGGAGTATACAGCGATCAATCCGACAGTCAAAGGTTGGTCATCGGACTACGCCGGGAATTGTGGGCACCGCGCAAGTTTATTACTTCCCGCAGAAGCCAGCGACAAAAATCTGCGCAAGGGCTTTTTCGTTCGAGCGTATCCGGTTCAACCGCAGAAATTCCGAGACATTCTCGATGGCACAACCAATACCGTGGCAGTCTGGGAGTCGAACGGCCGCGACAAAGTGTATCTTTTCAACAAAATATGGAACGACACCAGTGGGACGCCCTTGAAGGTTTCTCCAGACAACTGCTCCTGGGCATCCGGCAATGCATTCTGGCTACAATCCTGGAGCCGCGATGGAACGACAAACGGGGGATCTTACGTCGTGAATGCGACCAACAAAAACTCGCAACCGTATTCATTTCACACTGGCGGAATCCAGGTGTTGATGGCCGACGGGTCGGTCCATTTTATTTCGGATTCTATTCATAATCTGACTTTTATTCACCTGCTTACTTCACAAGCCGGTGAGGTTGTTGACACGGGATTCTAA
- a CDS encoding ABC transporter substrate-binding protein has translation MKQSTLIKALFASVLTMVGLVVGVRFAPATGDISQQKPGAKGTGKAEQSEPPGMGKTPLLVTSKGNELSVTHQMGTVLVPRQPERICSLAFTDELLAIGVKPAAASCMNGSFSDYLAQRLEGVVGINQLMGVAQPNFETLATVQPDLIISSSGDPQTYNQLSRIAPVVVMAGDGDNNRQRVLDLGALLGRREIAVQTVAAYDARIQQAKQVLQAKIGNRKVAFFRIFGKQFYIHGHTRGGVMLYDELELAAPGLIENSPRGFMLSPESLLQLDAEFIFVAAEANQGAQRSWSTLLSHPAWQRVPAVQTGQVYSLTDQHQWLRPGFLAKSQMLDEILHAIAPETMETDTPPASEFADRGRQ, from the coding sequence ATGAAGCAGTCGACGTTGATAAAAGCTCTGTTCGCAAGTGTGCTGACGATGGTCGGTCTGGTCGTTGGGGTGCGGTTTGCCCCCGCTACCGGGGACATCAGCCAACAGAAGCCGGGAGCGAAAGGCACTGGCAAAGCGGAACAGAGCGAACCGCCGGGCATGGGCAAGACTCCCTTGCTCGTGACAAGTAAGGGCAATGAATTATCGGTCACGCACCAGATGGGAACGGTCCTCGTGCCGCGACAACCGGAACGAATCTGTTCCCTGGCGTTCACCGACGAGTTACTTGCCATCGGTGTCAAACCTGCGGCGGCGTCCTGCATGAATGGCAGCTTTTCTGACTACCTTGCGCAGCGTCTGGAAGGCGTCGTAGGAATCAATCAGTTGATGGGAGTGGCGCAGCCCAACTTCGAGACGCTGGCAACGGTTCAACCGGACTTGATTATTTCCTCTTCAGGCGATCCACAGACATACAATCAACTCTCCCGGATTGCTCCTGTCGTAGTTATGGCGGGCGATGGAGATAACAACCGTCAACGGGTGCTTGATCTGGGAGCACTTTTAGGCCGTCGTGAAATCGCCGTGCAAACCGTCGCCGCTTATGACGCCCGCATTCAACAGGCAAAGCAAGTATTGCAGGCGAAGATCGGCAACCGCAAAGTTGCCTTTTTTCGCATCTTCGGCAAGCAGTTTTACATCCATGGTCATACGCGTGGCGGCGTGATGTTATATGACGAACTTGAACTCGCCGCACCAGGCCTGATCGAGAACTCTCCCCGCGGATTTATGTTATCTCCGGAATCATTGCTGCAACTCGATGCGGAATTCATCTTCGTCGCTGCAGAGGCCAATCAGGGTGCTCAACGCTCCTGGAGTACTCTGCTGTCTCATCCGGCATGGCAGCGAGTCCCTGCGGTTCAGACCGGGCAGGTGTATTCGCTGACTGACCAGCATCAGTGGCTGCGTCCGGGTTTTCTGGCGAAGTCCCAAATGCTCGACGAAATTCTGCACGCGATTGCCCCGGAGACGATGGAGACTGACACACCACCGGCGAGCGAGTTTGCAGATCGGGGCAGGCAGTAA